Within Solea solea chromosome 1, fSolSol10.1, whole genome shotgun sequence, the genomic segment tgatttaaaaaaagtgaagccGAGGAAATAGGACAGCAGAtagcagtgtgattgacagctggtatatTTCCAACAGGTGCCTGGTAAACACGGCGCCGGCCAAAACTCAAATCTCGAGGCTTCAAAACGGGAGTTTATTTTTGCACCCGaaagactacgtccattttaACATACAGTCACTGATTGAATAACATGATGCAACAAGCTTCATGCATCAGCAAAGTACTTGCCATTAGTGAGGTGACAATCAGGGCGGATTGTTCAGTGGTGTGCTTTCTTCTATTTTTCAATGCATTGCTTTTAGAGTATGTCTAAGTTGTTTTCTCCGCTGTCATCCATGCAGAGATCATAGAGGATGTACCAGGGACAGGGGAGATGGCAGAACCCTGCCAGAGCATTGGGCTTCCTCCTTGTGCTGTTTCACCTCCCAGTCAGGGGAGGGAGTCTTACAAGAAACTGGGGTTGACCAAGCAGGTTTTGGCCGCCCATACGCAGAAGGAGGAACAGGCCTTTTTGCATCGCGTCAAAGAACTCCGTAAACTCACGTCACTGAAAGACGACTGCTCTGAGTACCTGGAGCGCCAGAGACAACATGTCCCCAGCGATGGTACCACTGAacccccacacccacacctaCATTATATAAAACTCTGGACATTGCTAAAACAAAGTTGGCAAGAGGAACAGCCCACATGGTGCCCAGCAGTTCCTTTATTCTGTTTGAATGAGGGTTTGTTTCTTGCCTTTTTCAACTTTGTTGTAGCAATGTTGCTTTGGTCTCACAAATGTCTTTGATGGAAAATTATCCACATTGGTATATTTGTCTTCAAATTCCTCTCGTCTTTGTGTTAACACATCTCCTCTGCAGACCCTCGTTTAACGTCTCCTCTTTTGAGAAGAttagtgaggctttttaggtttggtaatGTTGACCATTTGTGAGCCATAGCTGCAGTTTGCTGGCAACCCAAATTAAAAGTGTGACAATATTGGCTGCATTATTGTTATGTGATGGTAATATTTCAATTCAATATTAATCTGTaatgacatgctttggtcattTTTATGACTTGATATTACATCTCTTACATATAGAGCCCCTTTAAACAAgtttaaatgaattcaaatgtgCCTCATATTCTCTTATTCTTTGACCCTGTAGCTCTTCCCGCCGCTCGCTCCCACAAGCAGCATGGACCGGGCGCACACACGCGGCGAGGCACACGGAATAAGAAGACCAAGTCGAAGCGAGCAAAGCAGATTGAGTCCTCGGACAGCACGGAATCTCAGCACAGGCAACAGCACCTGCGGCCGCCGTTTTTGAACCATGGTCTAAACCCTACCTCATGGTCTCGCTCTGACACCTCACAGTCTACCTTTCCCATGGCTTACCATCCCATGATGCCAGGTTACCCCCTTCAGGGTTTCCCGAGTGCCGATTGCATGCCCCCTCGCACGGATGCCACCCTTGGAGGTTTTGGGGGAAACCAGGCTGCTCAAGCCCCTCCCTGCCCTCCACCCATCCAACCTGCTCCCTTTAGTGCACCTATTGTCACCCCTGTTGTGGCTCTAATGCTGCCAAACTACATATGGCCTCCAGCACAACAGCCAGTGTACCACGCAGAGACTGGAGGTTTCCCCGTCCAAGCACAACCTTTTGGTCCAGTTGTCTTTCCGGGACAGAACACTGTCACTGCTCCAACTGCCTTTTGCCCTCAGAATCAGTTCCTCGCCCATAACCAGCTTGCCCCTCAAGCAGGTTACATGACCCCAATGTACCACTTCCCTCCATCATCGGAAACACCAAAGGGATTCATGGAGGGCCAGTCTCGCCCCTCAACGCCCCAGTCTGGAGTAGGTGGAGGTCAGGCATCCCCGCCTTTGTTCCACTCTGGCTGCAGCTCACCACTCAacctgctggagctggagctctCTGTGGACAACGCGGTGCTGCCCTCTGGAGGACAAGGGAATAATGCGGCTGAACGGGAGAAGGGAGCAAGCGCTAAACAGACCAAGGTGAGGAAGTTTAGGCAGGTAAACAAGGAAATAACTTCTTCTGTCCCACTCCTTCCCTATGTCTTCCAACATTTATGAGTAATATTCTTCACCTGTAACCTCCTCAAACTGCCAGAATAAATGTCAAAGCCTCGCTGAACTTTATATTTGGGGTTCGTGTGACCCCAGTCGGTGGCCTGTGGCATGATCCCAGGCTTTTGGCATCTAATGCCATAGTCTCAGTTATTCCTCCATATCATATCACAGATAAAGCGCAGTTTTTTGCTGTTGTATTGCTATGCCATGTGTAAAGTCCAGTCAATCTAGACTCCTCTGATGAAATGTGGCCAAGGGTGTTAACACATGATGTTATTATCCCTTTAGCCACCTCTCAGTCTACTTGGTCCACCTGGACCATTGCATTGCACAAGCCTGCCCCGTGTCTGTGAGCGTTTGTCTTGGGATAAAGTGTGCTCTAGGCTGAGGGCTCAAAGCAATGAGGTAGGCACCTCATCAGAAAACCTCTTCATTTCTCCAATCCTACTCCCCCCAAATCCATATGTCAATTATATCTGTAAcagttttcccttttttgtgactttatgATTTAGAATCTGCACTTTTGCCATGAACTCAAAAAAGGAATAATGCATTAGGGTGTCATTGATTTTGACGCCTAAGACTGAGAAAGTCAAATGAAGCAAAGTGGTGTACCGAACTGTTTGGAAATTGTTAAACCGAGTTAAATGCAAATGATACGTCATAGTGCATCATAGTCTGACTTCAtgtgcacatatacagtacatccacTCTTTGATTTTGCATGCAGGGCCTCTCAGACCTCAACTATACCAGAATCATTAGGAGTGAAAACCTTTTATTGCATCACTGgagacatgttgttgttttcttaataTTGTGCTGAAATGTGACCaggaacacttttttttttgttctatttaCAAATGTAAGTATTTGCCCTCCTTTAAATGGTGGAAAAGAATCGGGATCACTAAGGGGGTTTTAACTAAGATCAAccttaaaagtccagtgtgtcaAAAAAATGAATGGTGAGACTCTGCTCATCCCTCCGTTTCCCGAGCATGtcagagaactacggtggcctttgcataccagaagaaaaaaaaagccaatctTCTCCATGTACGTAGTAAACCTCACAAGATGACAACCTCCATAGAGCAAGGCCTTGCCTGAAGTACAGGCTAAGGCTAGGAAAACCAAATAGATTATactcttatacaaacatactaatGGGGTAATAAATTCAGGTTCTGCAAGTAACAGCcctccttaatgttacacactggtcctttaatggCCTGATATGTTTCTGGTGATTGGATTGGACAATTTTCCATCCTCATTGCAGAAATATTCTCCTGTCAGAGCCCTAAATGTAGAGGTGAGATGCGACACAACACGACACCTACCAGGATATTACGGAGGCACCAGACGGAGGGAGCACTGCAGTCCTGTGAAGCCAAACTCCTCTGTAACGCTGTTGTTTGTCATGCTTGTGTGTTGGCAGGCAAGCTCGCGGGGCGACGGGACCAACAGTGACGTCAACTCCTCATCCAGCGATATGTTGGACATTATTCTCCAAGAGGACTCTTGTTCGGGCACAGGCTCGGCCACCTCGGGGTCCATGGGCTCGGGTTCCAATGGGTGTGGGTCTTCAGCCAGCGGGACTTCTAAGAGCCAAACATCAGGCAGCAGAGCATCGGCTAGTGGGACCTCTGGCAGTGGAACAGGTCTGAACCTATGTTTCAACATGATTGGCATAAGATTAggccaccccacacacacacacacacatcagtacaaATATTCCACTTTCAAGTCTGCTTTATTATAATTCTAATATTCAGTCTGTTTTAGCATAATTACATCATCAAGCCTGGCAAATTTGaagtttttgtcctttttaaaagTCTCGTTTTTTCTCTGTTCTCAGGAAGCAACAACAGTAGCCAATACTTTGGCAGTGTGGACTCCTCACAGAACAGccagaaggtcaaaggtcacttgaGCAGCAGCGAAGGAAGGCCCGTGGAGATGGAGCAGAGCGAAAACCTCATCAAGTATGTACTGCAGGACCCGCAGTGGCTGCTCATGGCCAACACTGATGACAAGGTCATGATGACCTATCAGCTCCCCTCGCGGTGAGTAGGAGAGGAGTGTAGCCAATGAGGAGTAGCATAGTGGCCCCTTTAGACACGACTGTAGGATAGGTTATCAACCTTCTGTTTGTTGTGGAAGGGTAAGTGTTCCTATGAAATACACTGGTTTCTATTTGTAGACTATGGAGGATGTGTGCTCAGCCAGGAGGCAGAAATAAGCTCGGTGCCGTGATCTGATCTGTACATAAGTAATACAATTATGATGTGCATAGACATAGGCATCAAGCGTTTAGTCAGAATAAACCCTTTCGACGTGCACAGAGTTGTCCGAAGCTTCACTTCCGCTGATttcatttctctcctctctcgctTCTGTGACTGTCATTACACGTTAGTTTACTGTAGTGAACCTACAAGCTCAGCAGTTCTTATTCTGCTCCTTTGTTTGATAAAGTGtgagagaggacaggaggacgTTTACGTCAATACAAACTCATTTAATTTACAGCCCTACAATCTGGAGCATCTCATTAAAAACTGTGTCGGCTCCAGACCAGATTTTTGCtctaacaaaaatatttttataacTAACCTTTACAACAACACACGTAAGACAAACAAATCCAAATTTCCTGGGAGAAGGAACAGGAAATAAATCTCAACAGATTGACTGACATGAGGCTGAGACTAAAATGAGATAATTGCACACGGGTAAAATACATCAGAGTGTGATAGACATTCACCACAGAGGGAAACCAGACAGTGACAGGAAGTAACTCGAGAAGTGACACTCGAGGACGAAACTACAGAGTAGAACAGGAAACCGAcgagaaaatagaaaaatacaactCATCGTGCAAAAACCACAGTCTGATTAACACAGACTAAATTCCCTAAAACCGGTCTCAGGagaataatttatttaataatgtcaTACAGAAACAACTCCCGCGCCCAAATACCTTAATATAAACTGAGcttgacacacacaaaatcaagtTCATCTGTTTTCTTCAACACTTTCTGTTACTAACATTTTGATTCAATTATCTTTTAGAATAAAgagtaaaataagaataaagagGATATATAGTTCGAATAAAGAGCCTCGACGGGTATTAGAGCTGTAAATATCTGCCCTCTGACTGCCCATACATACATCTCTACAGTGTTTTCACTGGGAAACTTTGGTAGACAGTTGGTACTTGAGGTGCTGTTTGTTTTGCGTTGGGCTGTTTAAACTCAgtaatgttgtcattttaagtGAGAAATCTAAACTTCTGATTCATTAAAAAAGGCAAGGTGGACAAACAGTCAAGGGTAAACAGTTTTGCAGCTGGTTTTGTCCAATAGTTTGTATTTGCTTTTAGTTACAATACCCTGGTTTGTCCTTTGCACATGACTCCGTGTGGCTCACTAGAAATTCAGGATGTAGTTGTAGTGACAGATTTCACCACAAGGTGGCACCCTTATATCAAGTCAAACCATAGCTACTTCAGGTGTCCTCCAGCAGTCAGTTCAGGTGTTGGAGGAAGTGATCTGTTATCATTGTCATCATTGTTGTTTATCAAATACACGCATATAGGTGGTGAATTGAAGGtcattgtgtttgtgctctACAGTGACATCCAGAGAGTGctcagagaagacagagagaagctgaagctgctgcagatgAGCCAGCCACGCTTCTCAGAGGAGCAGAAGAAGGAGTTGATGGAGGTCTACCCCTGGATCAAGAAGGGAGGTCTGCCCAAGGCCATAGACATCAAGGTACAACATCGACTTTGATTTCAGTTGAATTTAACTTCAAAATCTGTGACACTCTGTTCCGGGGGAAAACACTCAAGTTTCAAATATTTTGGcataagtcaaaattatgatttgTTTCATATCGCATATTTTTCTAAAAAAAGAGGGAGTGGTGATAATTGTGCGTAAGccaactttgaaatgtgacgtatttccaaatgtcacaaaaacaatgttttttgctcaggtgtgaaACAAATATCACATTGCCtacaggttgtgctgaaaaacaagGATACAAGACACTctattatatatgttatatacaacatagtaatggaaaaaagcagcctaaatgctctgtgttctaagagttaaTACCCGATCTTACTAACTTCACTGCCTTATCTTTACCTGTCTGTGTTTCCTAGGTGTGCTCCTGCTGTGACGGTGcctcagaggcagcagcagcagcagcagcagcagcagccgccgccgccgccgccgcagcagcagcagcaggaggagcagcagcagtggaggatCAGCCAGACCTGgacatcagtgacacagaggcagcagagagcGGCTGCCAGCAGAGGGCCAGAGAAGAGCCATCAAACTCTGTCATCATCTCCTGGCCTGGCTCTTCACCTGTCCCCGGCTCTCAGACACGACCAACCAGACAATAAACTCTGATGAGAGacttttcacacaaacattctTATTTAATGTCACTGTCTTGCTGTAAGATGTCAGGCAACAGTGACTCCTATACTGTACAAAGTGAACATATATAGTCTATGGActttaaatgacataaaaattttattttaatattagcAGCTCATCAGCTGCACCAGGGTGTGTTGCAGGGTTCACcgctctgtgttgttgtgtttgttttttgtgtactaCGTCTTAATGTGCAgaccagcaaacacacacagcagttggGTCAAACAAGCACCAAGAAGGGGCGACTTTATTCACATGCCAGGATGTGGCTGTGTGGTGTACTGACGGTTGCTATCTTGAGTGGTTTTagcattttatgacattttatgacgACAATGTCATGAGCCGACGGGGTTTGAGACGCCTCTGTGTCTGTTATGTCTGTGGTGTTGCATGTAGTGAGTCAGTGATGGTCTCTGAAGCTTTTCACCACATCCATCAGCGAAAGACGTGCTCAGATCCTAACTATCCTATAGATCTGTGGGGTCAGGTCCCACAGATGgagatatttttttgtattttacttaAGTTTTATCAAGTAACTCAAATTATATATCAAATTGTCTCTTGAAAAAATGTCTGGTTTAACTAAAGTAAACAAATGAAGAGTTTGTAACAGCAGCCCTGTAACTCACACAAAGAATACAGAAATAGAATGTTATGTTTTACTCAAATTTGCCCTCGAcatgatttatatttttttaattgggtCAGATTGTGTGTCCTCTTTTTAAAAAGTGGATGTAAAACAGTTTGGGCAACATCACTTTAGATCACTTTAGATACCTAAAGAAAAGCTCATTTCAGGAAGTTATAGCTCCTTATTTATTgaactgtacatatatacatatacatatatatatatatattttattactgATCCAAAGTCATGATGGAGGTGGTGaagacactgagacaaaaaaaaactccagacAGGTGCAACACACAAGCTTTTAACAGGTCATCAAGTCACATCATTTCTGAATGAAACAACATTTGTTATTgaaatgattcttttcattcTCGTTGCACCACTGGGTGTTGCGTTTGTTTCCGCTGTAAAAAGTATACACTGTCATTGTATGTCGTTTTTTGACATACAATAACAAACTAACAGTGTGTTGgacatacatgtatatttttatatataagtTATGACAgcttaaaaataactttttttcaaatgtgtcgTCAACAACAGGATCCTTCTCTGGTGGGTGTTGTTACATATTAAGTGGAGAGAATTGTGATGGTTTGTTTCCCTCCCCttagtttaaaagtttaaaagtgagCCACGTGTCACTTGTCAACTGTCTGATGTTGCCACCTCATAAATATGGAGACAAGCATCCTGTGAAGGTCATTCATTCCTGAGAACAAATGTGTGGTCACTTCACATGTGAAGACTTTAGGGTTATTGCGCGGGGTATAAAGACACCAGGTGACAGTGTGGAGCCTTCACTCTGAAACCACTAGCACAAAAATCTGGCCTTAAAACCGTagcacttttttttcagtttgtctttttttttatatgttaaattattattttgttgcaATAAACCTCTTGAAATTTGAAGCACATGCTGGAATTTTGAGAAAAGACAGTGACTGGGATATTTGTCTTTACTGACAACCAAgcacctttttatttttgttattttgtcccCCTCCCTTTTTTAAATGGAGATTATTCTCTTGTGTTTGTCAACGTTTCCTGACAATAAAATGTTGCCTCATTGACAATGAAGCATGCGATGGtattattttgacatttgacaggtttcaaatgtcacacacacacacacacacacacacatagggacATCTCTTCTCACTTTCAGCTCTATTTGAAAAGAATaccttggtttttttttgtacatgaaCAGATCTTATTTGAATTGTATTATCTGAAGACAATGTGTATTGTTTATCTTAGCTCATATTTAATttctgaattgttttttttttttttgtatttttgtacagcactttggtttgTTATGTGCCACAGAAATAAACTTTACCTCAACAGACACGTTCACTTAAATCCTGTATATAGAGTAGATCATTAGGAATGGGAATCACACTCAAAAAAAGGAGCTGAGGAGACACCAAcgttacaaataaataaatataaataagaataaaagtGATGGAGTAGCTAAAATGGAAAACATTCCACgatatgtaataaataaataaataaatagtgagATGGGAAAATAAGATCAAATGGGGGTTTCTAGAAACAAAATAACGTGTTGTAAAATGGCTGTAGAGTGAATCGTGAATAGCGTGAATAGAAGCCTCTAGAGTCTTGTACAGATCGCAGATAatgtccaggaaatgaatgaaaacgaCTTGAGTTCGCAGTCGATCGTTTGACTGTTTTAAAAGCGAACGCGCAGcctcgtctcgtctcgtctcgtgCTGCATGTTATTACAcgagacacagcagctgctgcggTGCTTGACGTTCACCTTCCTGATGTAAATGACTGTCGCTCCTTTCACGTGACGaccacagacagacggacggacgagCGGCTCTGATCAAAGAGCTGCTCTCACATCTACATAcgctccctcttcttcttcttcctcctcctcctcctcctccaaagtCAAAGCTGAGGTGTGAACCTTTACAAGCTTCTCTCCTTTGGAGACCGTTCACACCTACAGGAACCTGAAAATCCGGTGtggtcaccacacacacacacacacactgcattgacttccattcatttacagtCTCTTAACAAGGAtttatcccttaccttaacctaattTCTGGTTAAGGTTGCCATTTGTaagcacatttcacacacatgggacactcaatgtgctttacataaaaataaaacttttataaacattaaaaagtagactttgcagtcttgtataaagtacctttaagggatacttgagtaaaagtacacgtagcttagcagaaaatgactttagtggAAGTTGAAATCCcttttataatattaatttagtaaaagtcttaaagtactgTACCTAACTatccaaagtaattttctgatatcaAATCTACGGAAGTTTTAGACGTCAAAGTATTGCAAACGTGAGCAGTTAGGATAGAGTCATGGTAGATCAGTGATAGGGGGAGAtctctttcaactggaaggctgtgggttcaattcctggctctgctagtctgtatgtgtccttgagcaagacacttaaccccatgttgcagcgtgtgaatgggtatgaaagatctgtgaatgggtgaaaactgcaGCTCATCAACacgagaaaagctctatataaatacagaccattaccaactctacTTCTGATTTTATTACTACAAAGATAGTTACTTTAGTGCAagaacaaagtatttgtactgaCAATTTGAacataacacaaataaaaaaaagagttcagaacaaaacaaagaaaaaaagagactcaAATGCAGCcgaaaatatgacaaaacaatcatttactCTCAAATGACTGTATTGAAATAATGTTAAGTGCAGCatttaaaaatgctttaaaagagTTTAATCATAAGCATATCAGACCCACTTAATTAGATTCTGGTAACTTAATGTctataatatacagtacactcTATTTTTACCTTTTATAGCCTTGCGGtcaatatttgacaaataatgAAGGACCAACttatctgatctgatctgatcttatctttgtgtacacacacacacacacacacttcatggaTTAAAGGcgtagttcaggttttttgagggGTGGTTTGTATGGTGTAGTGACACACtatcaacactgacttcatTGGTCACTGCTGCCATTTTCATGAGCAGCCTGACACCAGCTCTCACTGATAACATATAGTAGGTCACAACACGGACTGAAAgggaaaaacaggtttttggCATCATGGATCTCGGGAGTTGTTAATACACTGCTGCCTGTCTCCATGTGagctaaaaccactgattttctctatagactttggtgtaGGACAGTAAGCCTTTCACAGACTTAATTTTCAAATAAtgtggcaaacatattcttgGCATAGATTTGTTAGGTGAGCCCTTTTTTTCTTAGTCTAAATCTAAACTAAATAACCTGGAATGTGTAAGTTACAATGATATTATCAGTGTACTGTAGCAGAGCTTAATCATTTCTGTTAAAGGTTGCTGTGCCAATGCACTTTAAGTATAGAGCACATGAAAGCAGTACTATGCATGTGTGTACACATCAAGTATTAAATACAGCAAATAAGTATGTTTTATATCAACATTGTTATATTGCAAtataaaggaaataaagaatatatatatacatatatatatatatattttttaaatggaatACTCCAGACATCAaccccctctcttcctctctagTGCAGCCAACATAAATTATCCTTAAGGATAAGGACCAGTATACCATATTTTTGGTAAAATAATGTTACGGTGAAGAATAAAGTATCAGAATTTGATCAGGTGTATCAAGTATCAAGTACCTTGAACTGTACTAAGTGTCAGTACTTGTGTACTTAGTTCCCAGCACTGAAGATGAAGTGGAAACTTTTTTTACTAATAACCACAGGCTTAGGCTCACTGTGTTAATCCTTTTTACTCCCTCTGAGTGTTTATTGACCACAGAGAGTGTAAGAAATGACACTTGGTGTGGACATCACAGGAACACCAGACGAGTTATTTCACTGGAGATCTATTGTGCTGTCTTTTCTTATTCATTTGTGTCTGTGGGAGCTGACGGATCAGAGGCAGATCTGTGTCTGTGGCAGTCACCAGGCCCACAGAGGCCACGTCTACGGACGCAGACACTACAGCCTTTTAAGTGCCTCTGTGAACTATAGCGAGGGTTTTGTGGCCCCACTCACGCAGACATTTCATTAACCATGAGCTCTGTAGTATTCAGCAAACAATGACTTATTATTACAATTCCTCTACATGGAAGTCCCACGTAGTGTagtttaataaaaataacacacaagataatacaaaaaaaaaagaaagtggtggaAGTGTTATTCAAGGGCCCAGAGTCATGACTGAGCAAGTTATATGTGCTTGTGTTATTTTAGAACTCGAGAAGCTGAAGTTTTAAATCCCACTCATCAGGTCCTCAAACCAGCCTATATAAGGAGTGAGTGGATTACTC encodes:
- the per2 gene encoding period circadian protein homolog 2 isoform X2 encodes the protein MINDSQPSGVDVSSYTIEEIDSITSEYTLKNNDIFAVVVSLITGRIVYISDQAASILNCKRDVFKNSKFVEFLTPQDVSVFYSFTTPYRLPSWSMSTGAESSPPDCNQEKSFFCRISGGKECEGDMQYYPFRMTPYLMKVQDPVHAEDQFCCLLLAERVHSGYDAPRIPTDKRIFTTTHTPSCVFQDVDERAVPLLGYLPQDLIGTSFLLHLHPSDRPIMLAIHRKIHQCAGQPFDHSSVRFCARNGEYIILDTSWSSFVNPWSRKVSFVIGRHKVRMGPVNEDVFSAPVSSISEMNSMDSDIQEVTEQIHRLLLQPVHNSTSSGYGSLNSNDHLLGMSSSSESVSKTKMIWEEEEELSSKARPRTFQEICKGIHLQKCQEQQATKAYHKKSIGKSAHKSTTAVRPKDSAAPPNWRETWSNVEESKESFQEELALNDQTVCSYQQISCLDSVIRYLESCNVPITMKRKCHSSSLTMSSNSDEDKQKGHKEPALLKDQSGVSALDDQDKKSSNTATAVVGTSLPLPVPNKPESVVSITSQCSYSSTIVHVGDKKPQPESEIIEDVPGTGEMAEPCQSIGLPPCAVSPPSQGRESYKKLGLTKQVLAAHTQKEEQAFLHRVKELRKLTSLKDDCSEYLERQRQHVPSDALPAARSHKQHGPGAHTRRGTRNKKTKSKRAKQIESSDSTESQHRQQHLRPPFLNHGLNPTSWSRSDTSQSTFPMAYHPMMPGYPLQGFPSADCMPPRTDATLGGFGGNQAAQAPPCPPPIQPAPFSAPIVTPVVALMLPNYIWPPAQQPVYHAETGGFPVQAQPFGPVVFPGQNTVTAPTAFCPQNQFLAHNQLAPQAGYMTPMYHFPPSSETPKGFMEGQSRPSTPQSGVGGGQASPPLFHSGCSSPLNLLELELSVDNAVLPSGGQGNNAAEREKGASAKQTKASSRGDGTNSDVNSSSSDMLDIILQEDSCSGTGSATSGSMGSGSNGCGSSASGTSKSQTSGSRASASGTSGSGTGSNNSSQYFGSVDSSQNSQKVKGHLSSSEGRPVEMEQSENLIKYVLQDPQWLLMANTDDKVMMTYQLPSRDIQRVLREDREKLKLLQMSQPRFSEEQKKELMEVYPWIKKGGLPKAIDIKVCSCCDGASEAAAAAAAAAAAAAAAAAAAAGGAAAVEDQPDLDISDTEAAESGCQQRAREEPSNSVIISWPGSSPVPGSQTRPTRQ
- the per2 gene encoding period circadian protein homolog 2 isoform X1; the protein is MINDSQPSGVDVSSYTIEEIDSITSEYTLKNNDIFAVVVSLITGRIVYISDQAASILNCKRDVFKNSKFVEFLTPQDVSVFYSFTTPYRLPSWSMSTGAESSPPDCNQEKSFFCRISGGKECEGDMQYYPFRMTPYLMKVQDPVHAEDQFCCLLLAERVHSGYDAPRIPTDKRIFTTTHTPSCVFQDVDERAVPLLGYLPQDLIGTSFLLHLHPSDRPIMLAIHRKIHQCAGQPFDHSSVRFCARNGEYIILDTSWSSFVNPWSRKVSFVIGRHKVRMGPVNEDVFSAPVSSISEMNSMDSDIQEVTEQIHRLLLQPVHNSTSSGYGSLNSNDHLLGMSSSSESVSKTKMIWEEEEELSSKARPRTFQEICKGIHLQKCQEQQATKAYHKKSIGKSAHKSTTAVRPKDSAAPPNWRETWSNVEESKESFQEELALNDQTVCSYQQISCLDSVIRYLESCNVPITMKRKCHSSSLTMSSNSDEDKQKGHKEPALLKDQSGVSALDDQDKKSSNTATAVVGTSLPLPVPNKPESVVSITSQCSYSSTIVHVGDKKPQPESEIIEDVPGTGEMAEPCQSIGLPPCAVSPPSQGRESYKKLGLTKQVLAAHTQKEEQAFLHRVKELRKLTSLKDDCSEYLERQRQHVPSDALPAARSHKQHGPGAHTRRGTRNKKTKSKRAKQIESSDSTESQHRQQHLRPPFLNHGLNPTSWSRSDTSQSTFPMAYHPMMPGYPLQGFPSADCMPPRTDATLGGFGGNQAAQAPPCPPPIQPAPFSAPIVTPVVALMLPNYIWPPAQQPVYHAETGGFPVQAQPFGPVVFPGQNTVTAPTAFCPQNQFLAHNQLAPQAGYMTPMYHFPPSSETPKGFMEGQSRPSTPQSGVGGGQASPPLFHSGCSSPLNLLELELSVDNAVLPSGGQGNNAAEREKGASAKQTKPPLSLLGPPGPLHCTSLPRVCERLSWDKVCSRLRAQSNEASSRGDGTNSDVNSSSSDMLDIILQEDSCSGTGSATSGSMGSGSNGCGSSASGTSKSQTSGSRASASGTSGSGTGSNNSSQYFGSVDSSQNSQKVKGHLSSSEGRPVEMEQSENLINDIQRVLREDREKLKLLQMSQPRFSEEQKKELMEVYPWIKKGGLPKAIDIKVCSCCDGASEAAAAAAAAAAAAAAAAAAAAGGAAAVEDQPDLDISDTEAAESGCQQRAREEPSNSVIISWPGSSPVPGSQTRPTRQ